In Rhinopithecus roxellana isolate Shanxi Qingling chromosome 4, ASM756505v1, whole genome shotgun sequence, a single genomic region encodes these proteins:
- the ACOT13 gene encoding acyl-coenzyme A thioesterase 13, translating into MNSVTLNLREVIKAMTKSRGFDSVLGKVTLVSAAPGKVICEMKVEEEHTNTLGTLHGGLTATLVDNISTMALLCTERGAPGVSVDMNITYMSPAKLGDDIVITAHVLKQGKTLAFASVDLTNKVTGKLIAQGRHTKHLGN; encoded by the exons ATGAACAGCGTGACTCTGAATCTGCGGGAGGTGATAAAGGCCATGACCAAGAGTCGCGGTTTTGATAGCGTTTTGGGAAAG gTTACTCTTGTCTCTGCTGCTCCTGGGAAAGTGATTTGTGAAATGAAAGTAGAAGAAGAGCATACCAATACACTAGGCACTCTCCATGGTGGTTTGACAGCCACATTAGTAGATAACATATCAACAATGGCTCTGCTATGCACGGAAAGGGGAGCACCCGGAGTCAGTGTCGATATGAACATAAC gTACATGTCACCTGCAAAATTAGGAGACGATATCGTGATTACAGCACATGTTCTGAAGCAAGGAAAAACACTTGCATTTGCCTCTGTGGATCTGACAAACAAGGTCACAGGAAAATTAATAGCACAAGGAAGACACACAAAACACCTGGGAAACTGA